CTCGACCTCGCGCTCTTCTACGTCTTCTGGGAAGTGATGCTCGTCCCGATGTACTTCATCATCGGGATCTGGGGAGGGAAACGGAAGATCTACGCCGCCGTGAAGTTCTTCCTCTTCACGATGGCGGGATCGCTCCTGATGTTCCTCGCGATCCTCTACATGGCCGTCCAGTACCACCGGGCCACCGGAGACTGGTCCTTCTCGCTCGAGCATCTCTATCCGATGACCTTCCCCATCGCGACGCAGACGATCCTGTTCTTCGCGTTCGCGGCCGCGTTCCTCGTGAAGGTGCCGATCTTCCCCCTCCACACGTGGCTGCCCGACGCGCACACGGAGGCGCCGACGGCCGGCTCGATCATCCTCGCGGGCGTCCTGCTGAAGCTCGGCGTGTACGGCTACCTTCGGTTCGCGCTCCCCTTCTTCCCGCAGGCGGCCACGCGGTTCGCGCCGTGGCTCGCCGGGCTCGCGCTCATCGGGATCGTCTACGGCTCGATGGTCGCGTACGCGCAGAAGGACATGAAGCGCCTCGTCGCGTACTCCTCGGTCGCGCACCTCGGGCTCGTGATGCTCGGGATCGCGGCGCTGACGTCGACGTCGACCTCCGGCGCGGTGCTCCAGAGCGTCAACCACGGACTCTCGACCGGCGCGCTCTTCCTCCTCGTCGGCGTCCTCTACGAGCGTCGGCACACCCGCGAGATCGCGGCGTACGGCGGAATCGCGAAGATCGTGCCCGTCACGGCCACGCTCTTCCTGATCGCCACGCTGTCGTCGATCGGGCTTCCCGGACTGAACGGGTTCGTCGGCGAGTTCCTGATCCTGACCGGCACGTTCAACGCCCCCGGAGTGCCGCGGTGGTGGGCGATCGTCGCGACGAGCGGAATGATCCTCTCCGCGGTGTATCTCCTCACCCTCGTGCAGCGTGTTTTCTGGACGCCCCTCGTCCACGAGGAGAACCGGACCCTTCCCGACATCCGGACGTCGGAATTCCTCGTCTGCGCGGCCCTCGTCCTCGCGATGGTCGCGATCGGCGTCGCGCCGAATCTCTTCCTCGACAAGATCCACGGCTCGGTCGACACGCTCCTCGCGTTCGTGCGCGCGAAGTCGGCCGCCCCGCTCGAGGCGCTCCGGTGATCTCGGCCGCCGTGACGCTCGACGCGCGCGCCGCGCTCCCCGAGGCGGTGCTCGCGGGGGCGGGATGCCTGCTGCTCCTGATGGAGGCGTTCCTGCCGGCGACCCGGCGCGCCTTCGGGGCGATCTCGATCCTCGCCGCCGGCGGCTACATGGTCCTCCTCGAGCGGATTCCCGCCGCGCGCGCGTTCGGCGGGACGCTCGACGGATCGATCTTCGCCCACGTCTTCGGCCTGTTCCTGGGCCTCGCGGCGGTCCTGACCCTGCTCGTGGCGCGGCCGTACCTGGAGAGGGCCGTGCAGGGGGGGCTCGTCGCGTCGGACGGAGAGTTCTACCCGCTCCTCCTCTGGGGCGCCGTCGGACTGTCTCTCATGGCGCGGGGCCTCGACCTGCTCGTGATCTTCCTGGGGCTCGAGACGTTCTCGCTCTGCTTCTACATCCTCGCCGCGTACTTCAAGCGTTCGGAGGCCTCGTCGGAGGCGGGGCTGAAGTACTTCCTGACCGGGGCGTTCGCGTCGTCCTTCACGCTCTTCGGAATCGCGTTCGTCTTCGGGAAGACGGGCACGACGGCGATCGCCGGATTCGCGGACGCACGCGTCGCGGCCGACCCGCTCCTCCTGGCGGGGCTGGTGTTCCTGATGTCCGGCTTCGCCTTCAAGGTCGCCCTCGCCCCGTTC
The Thermoanaerobaculia bacterium genome window above contains:
- a CDS encoding NADH-quinone oxidoreductase subunit M, with translation MIAVPHLLSWLIFLPAAGAALLLLFPARAATEAKTAGVVVSLAVFVLSVGLWRYDPAIAAFQFGESVPWIPPLGITYTVGIDGISLLLVLLTTFLTPVALIFSLSHVKQNVRGFTAAFLLLETGMLGSLAALDLALFYVFWEVMLVPMYFIIGIWGGKRKIYAAVKFFLFTMAGSLLMFLAILYMAVQYHRATGDWSFSLEHLYPMTFPIATQTILFFAFAAAFLVKVPIFPLHTWLPDAHTEAPTAGSIILAGVLLKLGVYGYLRFALPFFPQAATRFAPWLAGLALIGIVYGSMVAYAQKDMKRLVAYSSVAHLGLVMLGIAALTSTSTSGAVLQSVNHGLSTGALFLLVGVLYERRHTREIAAYGGIAKIVPVTATLFLIATLSSIGLPGLNGFVGEFLILTGTFNAPGVPRWWAIVATSGMILSAVYLLTLVQRVFWTPLVHEENRTLPDIRTSEFLVCAALVLAMVAIGVAPNLFLDKIHGSVDTLLAFVRAKSAAPLEALR